In Gallus gallus isolate bGalGal1 chromosome 6, bGalGal1.mat.broiler.GRCg7b, whole genome shotgun sequence, a single genomic region encodes these proteins:
- the NOLC1 gene encoding nucleolar and coiled-body phosphoprotein 1 isoform X2 has protein sequence MAERRAVPSDLFPFVLAFLRENRFEGAARAFAKEAAAKEQDPNAASLLDIFSYWVKSPAARKRKLVPNGPQAKRTAASSSSESSSEEEDAAPPAKKPATAVTKPKAVLPSKKAKSSSEDSSDDSDSEEEEEKPAKKGTKPAAKPAVTKIQPQKKAESSSSDSSSSDEEAPKKQPPKPATPKAGNKAAQATTKVVNGKAPSSSSSSSSSSEDSDEKKAAPKKAVPKKAVPKPVAAQSCPGKTKPAKESSSSEDSSDSSDDEKPPAKKKPKSGQYSAVPPPQAVQTKKVLAKAPVKKADSSDSSDSSDEEEQMPPKGGMGKAAAAKTVVTPKNKAVTAKKAESSSDSDSDSSSEDEKGGSKPSTKQPVIKNTTKPAKAAAKPGQAKKDSSSSSDSSDSDSSHKKMPVKPAAKTATPAAKKPQATAKKAESSSDSDSSSSSEEEKKKTPPAKLAGKTSKPVSKPTPAPKASSSDSESSSSEEEKKPAVKPASKSTGTAKATVGKKAAASSSSSSSDSSSEEDEKPKSSGKGAQNTSQTAASTEKAKSSTPAAKNQKSKPAGDSSSSSESSSEEEKGKANGGLAKKKQKREDVQESETPDNKKAKNKPKTPHTVPKVKRASSPFRRVREEEIEVDARVADNSFDAKKGAAGDWGEKANNILKFTKGKSFRHEKTKKKRGSYCGGTISTQVNSIKFESE, from the exons ATGGCGGAGCGGCGAGCGGTGCCCAGCGACCTCTTCCCCTTCGTGCTCGCCTTCCTGCGCGAGAACCGCTTCGAGGGCGCCGCGCGTGCCTTCGCCAAGGAGGCGGCGGCG aaggagcaggaccCCAACGCCGCCTCGCTGCTGGACATCTTCAGCTACTGGGTGAA GTCTCCTGCCGCCAGGAAAAGGAAGCTCGTGCCCAACGGGCCTCAGGCAAAGCGCACAGCTGCCTcgagcagcagtgagagctcCAGCGAGGAGGAGGACGCGGCCCCGCCTGCCAAGAAGCCAG CAACAGCTGTAACAAAGCCAAAAGCAGTTCTTCCAAGCAAGaaggcaaagagcagcagcGAGGACTCTAGTGATGATTCGGActcggaggaggaggaggagaaaccAGCAAAg aAAGGCACAAAACCTGCAGCAAAGCCTGCTGTAACCAAAATCCAGCctcaaaagaaagcagagagctcCAGCTCTGACTCAAGCAGCTCAGATGAGGAGGCACCAAAGAAACAGCCACCAAAGCCAGCAACACCTAAAGCAG gaaataaagctgcTCAAGCAACCACCAAAGTGGTCAATGGGAAagcaccaagcagcagcagcagcagtagcagcagtagTGAAGATTCTGATGAGAAAAAGGCTGCACCAAAAAAG GCTGTTCCCAAGAAAGCTGTGCCCAAACCTGTAGCTGCACAGTCGTGTCCAGGGAAAACCAAACCTGCCAAGGAAAGTTCAAGTAGCGAAGACTCTTCTGACAGTTCAGATGATGAAAAGCcccctgcaaaaaaaaagccGAAGTCTG GTCAGTACAGTGCTGTACCACCTCCTCAAGCTGTGCAGACAAAGAAAGTCCTTGCCAAGGCTCCAGTGAAAAAGGCTGACAGCAGTGACTCTTCAGACAGTAGTGATGAGGAAGAACAGATGCCTCCAAAGGGAGGAATGG gcaaagcagcagcagctaaaaCAGTCGTTAccccaaaaaacaaagctgtgacTGCAAAGAAGGCTGAATCCAGCTCAGACAGTGACTCAG ATTCTAGCTCTGAAGATGAGAAGGGAGGGAGTAAGCCCTCAACTAAGCAACCTGTGATAAAGAATACTACTAAACCAGCAAAAGCAGCTGCCAAGCCTGGACAAGCAAAGAAGGactccagctcctcctcagaCAGCTCAG ATTCTGATAGCTCTCACAAGAAGATGCCTGTGAAGCCTGCAGCTAAAACAGCAACCCCTGCAGCAAAGAAGCCACAAGCTactgcaaagaaagcagaaagtagCTCTGATTCAGAtagctccagcagctctgaggaggagaagaagaaaacccCTCCAGCTAAATTAGCTGGCAAAACGAGTAAGCCAGTGTCCAAACCAACCCCGGCGCCCAAAGCAAGCAGTTCTGACTCTGAGAGCTCAAgcagtgaggaagaaaagaaaccagcTGTGAAACCAGCCAGCAAATCTACAGGGACAGCAAAAGCAACCGTAGGGAAGAAAGCAGCTGCATCTAGCAGTAGTAGCTCTTCTGATAGTTCCAGCGAAGAGGATGAGAAGCCCAAAAGTTCTGGGAAAGGAGCACAAAACACTTCTCAGACTGCTGCCTCCACTGAGAAAGCAAAATCATCCACGCCAGCAGCCAAGAACCAGAAGTCTAAGCCAGCTGGTgacagcagtagcagcagtgaaagcagctctgaagaggagaaaggaaaagcaaatggaG GCTTAGccaagaagaaacagaagagagaagatgTTCAGGAGTCAGAGACACCAGACAATAAAAAGGCGAAGAACAAACCTAAAACACCGCATACGGTTCCAAAAGTGAAACGG GCATCTTCTCCGTTCCGACGTgtaagagaagaagaaattgagGTGGACGCTCGTGTTGCTGATAACTCATTTGATGCAAAG AAAGGAGCAGCTGGTGACTGGGGTGAGAAGGCTAACAACATCCTGAAATTCACTAAGGGCAAATCTTTTCGCCATGAGAAGACTAAGAAAAAACGAGGCAGCTACTGTGGGGGCACTATATCAACCCAAGTAAATTCAATCAAGTTTGAAAGTGAATGA
- the NOLC1 gene encoding nucleolar and coiled-body phosphoprotein 1 isoform X1: MAERRAVPSDLFPFVLAFLRENRFEGAARAFAKEAAAKEQDPNAASLLDIFSYWVKSPAARKRKLVPNGPQAKRTAASSSSESSSEEEDAAPPAKKPAKATAVTKPKAVLPSKKAKSSSEDSSDDSDSEEEEEKPAKKGTKPAAKPAVTKIQPQKKAESSSSDSSSSDEEAPKKQPPKPATPKAGNKAAQATTKVVNGKAPSSSSSSSSSSEDSDEKKAAPKKAVPKKAVPKPVAAQSCPGKTKPAKESSSSEDSSDSSDDEKPPAKKKPKSGQYSAVPPPQAVQTKKVLAKAPVKKADSSDSSDSSDEEEQMPPKGGMGKAAAAKTVVTPKNKAVTAKKAESSSDSDSDSSSEDEKGGSKPSTKQPVIKNTTKPAKAAAKPGQAKKDSSSSSDSSDSDSSHKKMPVKPAAKTATPAAKKPQATAKKAESSSDSDSSSSSEEEKKKTPPAKLAGKTSKPVSKPTPAPKASSSDSESSSSEEEKKPAVKPASKSTGTAKATVGKKAAASSSSSSSDSSSEEDEKPKSSGKGAQNTSQTAASTEKAKSSTPAAKNQKSKPAGDSSSSSESSSEEEKGKANGGLAKKKQKREDVQESETPDNKKAKNKPKTPHTVPKVKRASSPFRRVREEEIEVDARVADNSFDAKKGAAGDWGEKANNILKFTKGKSFRHEKTKKKRGSYCGGTISTQVNSIKFESE; the protein is encoded by the exons ATGGCGGAGCGGCGAGCGGTGCCCAGCGACCTCTTCCCCTTCGTGCTCGCCTTCCTGCGCGAGAACCGCTTCGAGGGCGCCGCGCGTGCCTTCGCCAAGGAGGCGGCGGCG aaggagcaggaccCCAACGCCGCCTCGCTGCTGGACATCTTCAGCTACTGGGTGAA GTCTCCTGCCGCCAGGAAAAGGAAGCTCGTGCCCAACGGGCCTCAGGCAAAGCGCACAGCTGCCTcgagcagcagtgagagctcCAGCGAGGAGGAGGACGCGGCCCCGCCTGCCAAGAAGCCAG CTAAAGCAACAGCTGTAACAAAGCCAAAAGCAGTTCTTCCAAGCAAGaaggcaaagagcagcagcGAGGACTCTAGTGATGATTCGGActcggaggaggaggaggagaaaccAGCAAAg aAAGGCACAAAACCTGCAGCAAAGCCTGCTGTAACCAAAATCCAGCctcaaaagaaagcagagagctcCAGCTCTGACTCAAGCAGCTCAGATGAGGAGGCACCAAAGAAACAGCCACCAAAGCCAGCAACACCTAAAGCAG gaaataaagctgcTCAAGCAACCACCAAAGTGGTCAATGGGAAagcaccaagcagcagcagcagcagtagcagcagtagTGAAGATTCTGATGAGAAAAAGGCTGCACCAAAAAAG GCTGTTCCCAAGAAAGCTGTGCCCAAACCTGTAGCTGCACAGTCGTGTCCAGGGAAAACCAAACCTGCCAAGGAAAGTTCAAGTAGCGAAGACTCTTCTGACAGTTCAGATGATGAAAAGCcccctgcaaaaaaaaagccGAAGTCTG GTCAGTACAGTGCTGTACCACCTCCTCAAGCTGTGCAGACAAAGAAAGTCCTTGCCAAGGCTCCAGTGAAAAAGGCTGACAGCAGTGACTCTTCAGACAGTAGTGATGAGGAAGAACAGATGCCTCCAAAGGGAGGAATGG gcaaagcagcagcagctaaaaCAGTCGTTAccccaaaaaacaaagctgtgacTGCAAAGAAGGCTGAATCCAGCTCAGACAGTGACTCAG ATTCTAGCTCTGAAGATGAGAAGGGAGGGAGTAAGCCCTCAACTAAGCAACCTGTGATAAAGAATACTACTAAACCAGCAAAAGCAGCTGCCAAGCCTGGACAAGCAAAGAAGGactccagctcctcctcagaCAGCTCAG ATTCTGATAGCTCTCACAAGAAGATGCCTGTGAAGCCTGCAGCTAAAACAGCAACCCCTGCAGCAAAGAAGCCACAAGCTactgcaaagaaagcagaaagtagCTCTGATTCAGAtagctccagcagctctgaggaggagaagaagaaaacccCTCCAGCTAAATTAGCTGGCAAAACGAGTAAGCCAGTGTCCAAACCAACCCCGGCGCCCAAAGCAAGCAGTTCTGACTCTGAGAGCTCAAgcagtgaggaagaaaagaaaccagcTGTGAAACCAGCCAGCAAATCTACAGGGACAGCAAAAGCAACCGTAGGGAAGAAAGCAGCTGCATCTAGCAGTAGTAGCTCTTCTGATAGTTCCAGCGAAGAGGATGAGAAGCCCAAAAGTTCTGGGAAAGGAGCACAAAACACTTCTCAGACTGCTGCCTCCACTGAGAAAGCAAAATCATCCACGCCAGCAGCCAAGAACCAGAAGTCTAAGCCAGCTGGTgacagcagtagcagcagtgaaagcagctctgaagaggagaaaggaaaagcaaatggaG GCTTAGccaagaagaaacagaagagagaagatgTTCAGGAGTCAGAGACACCAGACAATAAAAAGGCGAAGAACAAACCTAAAACACCGCATACGGTTCCAAAAGTGAAACGG GCATCTTCTCCGTTCCGACGTgtaagagaagaagaaattgagGTGGACGCTCGTGTTGCTGATAACTCATTTGATGCAAAG AAAGGAGCAGCTGGTGACTGGGGTGAGAAGGCTAACAACATCCTGAAATTCACTAAGGGCAAATCTTTTCGCCATGAGAAGACTAAGAAAAAACGAGGCAGCTACTGTGGGGGCACTATATCAACCCAAGTAAATTCAATCAAGTTTGAAAGTGAATGA